A single genomic interval of Spirosoma taeanense harbors:
- a CDS encoding IS5 family transposase, giving the protein MPKLHFFTKADHQAPKDEKEPKKPKTPKEKYRITNWPDYNKALINRGFVTLWLDGDTLANWYFQGTRTAGGLIHYSDQCIQAALALKAVFGLAFRQVQGLIQSVLAIMKMDLQVPSYSQLCRRQARLVAFSAPIPPEEHPVKPLHIVVDSTGLKVYGEGEWKVKKHGADKRRTWRKLHLATDEATNTIHAVDLTTNAVSDAEMVKPLLTDVEQLIAKVGGDGAYDQVKVYDELASRHIQPLIPPRANAVIWTDEAGIVLMHSRNELLTTIKAIGLSAWKRQCGYHRRSKAETAMFRWKTSFGERLSTRLLANQQTEAQIKASCLNRFVKLGMPKAVKQHSM; this is encoded by the coding sequence ATGCCCAAACTACACTTTTTTACCAAAGCCGACCATCAAGCTCCAAAAGACGAAAAAGAACCCAAGAAGCCAAAAACGCCCAAAGAAAAATACCGGATCACTAACTGGCCTGACTACAATAAAGCCCTGATTAACAGGGGATTTGTTACGCTCTGGCTTGATGGAGACACGCTGGCAAACTGGTATTTTCAAGGGACTCGTACTGCCGGTGGACTGATTCACTATTCCGACCAATGCATTCAGGCGGCACTGGCGCTCAAAGCGGTCTTTGGACTCGCGTTTCGACAAGTGCAAGGATTGATTCAGAGCGTGTTAGCGATCATGAAGATGGATTTACAAGTACCAAGTTATAGCCAACTCTGTCGCCGGCAGGCCAGGTTGGTCGCCTTTTCTGCTCCGATACCCCCTGAAGAGCATCCTGTTAAACCCCTTCATATCGTCGTTGACAGTACAGGGCTAAAAGTGTATGGCGAGGGCGAATGGAAGGTCAAAAAGCATGGAGCTGATAAACGCCGTACTTGGCGTAAACTGCATTTGGCAACCGATGAGGCCACCAACACCATCCACGCGGTTGACTTGACGACCAATGCGGTTAGCGATGCGGAGATGGTCAAGCCCTTATTGACCGATGTTGAGCAGTTGATTGCTAAAGTAGGTGGCGATGGGGCCTACGATCAGGTCAAAGTGTATGATGAGTTGGCCAGCCGCCACATTCAGCCCCTGATTCCACCTCGGGCGAATGCTGTTATCTGGACTGATGAAGCGGGGATTGTCTTGATGCATTCTCGTAATGAGTTACTTACCACGATTAAGGCAATCGGTTTATCGGCTTGGAAACGGCAATGCGGCTACCATCGTCGTAGTAAAGCAGAGACCGCTATGTTTCGGTGGAAGACGAGTTTTGGCGAACGGTTATCGACACGCTTGTTAGCGAATCAGCAAACCGAGGCCCAAATCAAAGCTAGTTGTCTAAATCGATTCGTTAAACTGGGAATGCCCAAAGCGGTTAAACAGCATTCAATGTAG
- the rpoN gene encoding RNA polymerase factor sigma-54, protein MQKLSLTQSLQQKLSPQQIQFIKLLQIPTAELDTRIEEELEINPALEEGMDEDYDQKEEDPFADEYEDDYKDRNDDLDIDSYIQNEDYAGYKMQGDGNYNEEDRDVPLATSSSLIDSLMQQFGYLNLTEEQRIIGLQLIGSIEADGYIRRSMQAIVNDLAFSQNVFTDTDELEQVLRKIQTFDPPGIAARSLQECLLLQLQRKDQSDPYIILGIRIIEEFFEEFSKKHFDKIQRRLNISDESLKKVIDIIIKLNPKPGSVEGESGTAQYLIPDFILTNNNGKLELTLNSKNAPELRISRSFADMLDTYDKSSKQNKALKETVSFVKQKLDAAKWFIDAIKQRQQTLLKTMNAIVRFQYDFFLTGDESKLRPMILKDIATLIDMDVSTVSRVANSKAVQTEFGIYPLKYFFSEGIATDSGEDVSSREVKNILKELIDNEPKLNPLSDDKLEKILNERGYNIARRTVAKYREQLNIPVARLRKEL, encoded by the coding sequence ATGCAGAAGTTAAGTCTTACCCAGTCGCTACAGCAGAAACTGTCTCCTCAACAAATCCAGTTTATCAAGCTGTTGCAGATTCCTACCGCCGAACTGGATACCCGGATTGAAGAAGAACTGGAAATCAATCCCGCGCTGGAAGAGGGTATGGATGAAGACTACGATCAGAAAGAGGAAGACCCCTTCGCCGATGAATATGAGGATGATTACAAAGACCGCAACGACGATCTGGATATTGACAGCTACATCCAGAACGAAGATTATGCGGGCTACAAGATGCAGGGCGACGGGAACTACAACGAAGAAGATCGCGACGTACCGCTGGCTACCAGTTCGAGTCTGATCGACTCACTGATGCAGCAGTTTGGCTACCTGAACCTGACCGAAGAGCAACGGATCATTGGCCTGCAGCTTATCGGCAGCATTGAAGCCGACGGCTATATTCGCCGGTCCATGCAGGCTATCGTCAACGACCTTGCCTTCTCGCAGAACGTCTTCACCGACACCGACGAACTGGAGCAGGTTTTACGAAAAATCCAGACCTTCGACCCGCCGGGTATTGCCGCCCGGTCGCTGCAGGAATGCCTGCTGCTCCAGCTCCAGCGCAAGGACCAGAGCGATCCCTACATTATCCTCGGCATCCGGATCATTGAAGAGTTCTTCGAGGAGTTTTCGAAAAAGCACTTCGATAAAATCCAGCGTCGGCTCAACATCAGCGACGAATCGCTGAAGAAGGTAATCGACATCATTATCAAGCTGAATCCCAAGCCGGGTTCGGTCGAAGGCGAATCGGGCACGGCTCAGTACCTGATTCCTGATTTCATCCTGACCAATAATAACGGCAAGCTTGAACTGACGCTGAACTCCAAGAACGCGCCTGAACTGCGCATCAGCCGGTCGTTTGCCGATATGCTCGACACCTACGACAAAAGCAGCAAGCAGAACAAAGCCCTGAAAGAGACGGTCTCCTTCGTCAAGCAGAAGCTCGACGCGGCCAAGTGGTTCATCGACGCCATCAAACAGCGTCAGCAGACCCTGCTCAAGACCATGAACGCCATCGTGCGCTTTCAGTATGATTTCTTCCTGACCGGCGACGAGTCCAAACTCCGCCCCATGATCCTGAAAGACATTGCCACGCTGATCGACATGGACGTTTCGACCGTTTCGCGGGTCGCCAACAGCAAGGCCGTTCAGACCGAATTCGGCATTTATCCGCTGAAATATTTCTTCTCAGAAGGTATTGCCACCGACTCCGGCGAGGACGTCAGCAGCCGCGAGGTAAAGAACATCCTGAAAGAACTGATCGACAACGAGCCGAAGCTCAACCCGCTCTCCGACGATAAGCTCGAGAAAATCCTGAACGAACGGGGCTACAACATCGCCCGCCGGACCGTTGCCAAATACCGCGAGCAGCTGAATATTCCGGTGGCCCGGCTCCGGAAAGAACTCTAA
- a CDS encoding IS5 family transposase, with product MTKQWTPLTDAQWTAISPFLPIQRKRQHDLRRIVNAILWPLRTGCQWRNMPFEGLPWQSVCYYFHRWKQDGTIERLNAALNELDRLRNGRAALPSVLCIDTQSIKLAPMSGEYRGLDAHKRVNGRKRTFVVDTQGRLWVADVGAANEADGALGVGLIADVVWRVGEHLEKVYGDQAYNGVFAHTLAEWSIEFEKASRPESARGFVPVAKRWVVERTIAWTNFFRRVVKDYEYTTSSSVSWLYLANIQLMLQRI from the coding sequence ATGACCAAACAGTGGACTCCACTGACTGACGCTCAGTGGACAGCAATTTCGCCTTTTTTGCCTATTCAGCGCAAACGCCAGCATGATCTTAGACGCATTGTCAATGCCATCTTGTGGCCGCTACGCACCGGATGCCAATGGCGTAATATGCCTTTTGAGGGCCTGCCCTGGCAAAGCGTTTGTTATTATTTCCATCGCTGGAAACAGGATGGAACCATTGAGCGATTGAATGCCGCACTCAACGAGTTGGATCGGCTCCGTAACGGACGGGCAGCCCTGCCCTCAGTGCTATGTATTGACACACAGTCCATTAAGTTAGCTCCCATGAGTGGTGAGTATCGTGGTCTGGATGCTCACAAACGCGTGAACGGTCGTAAACGCACGTTTGTGGTCGACACCCAGGGTCGCTTATGGGTGGCTGACGTAGGGGCTGCTAATGAAGCAGACGGGGCATTGGGGGTTGGCCTAATCGCTGATGTGGTATGGCGGGTGGGTGAACACTTGGAGAAGGTGTATGGCGATCAAGCTTACAACGGCGTGTTCGCCCATACACTGGCTGAGTGGAGTATTGAGTTTGAGAAGGCTTCCCGACCTGAATCGGCTCGAGGCTTCGTACCCGTAGCTAAACGATGGGTCGTGGAGCGAACAATTGCGTGGACCAATTTCTTCCGGCGTGTGGTCAAGGATTACGAGTACACCACATCTTCTTCGGTGAGTTGGCTATATTTAGCTAATATTCAACTTATGCTACAACGTATCTAG
- a CDS encoding site-specific integrase — MLGFRVRCCGKNSPFKSLGIKLKPNEFNSKTLQITGDPYNTARLVDLKASILKVFKERVLTGRSLDPTLIRDIALGLRAHDEQTPTIIEAITRWIEQKAKLLGNGLSLSSLKQYQRYGRIISEFVTNTYGKDATLDTLKPAVQHELLVYMKGDRKTGHNYAIKTIQFLKAILDYAVAYEWCDRNVLQSVRLNKQRKEVRTLTMNDLETVKNTHFVETTLNEVRDVFLFCCYTGLAYTDVASLSKDYLITVDEIQCILKDRNKSGQQSFVPLFPEAKAILEKYRYHPICRLKGILLPVLSNQKMNKWLKVIGNVAGIKEPLHTHLARKTFTMFAEERGFKLDQTSIMMGHSRTYMTEQHYYKGRRETVIKEFKKIQQNDSQKRAS, encoded by the coding sequence ATGCTCGGTTTTCGAGTACGGTGCTGTGGCAAGAACAGTCCTTTTAAGTCATTAGGTATCAAGCTAAAACCTAATGAGTTCAACTCGAAAACGCTCCAGATTACTGGAGACCCTTACAACACTGCCCGCTTAGTTGATCTAAAAGCGAGTATCCTGAAAGTGTTTAAGGAGCGAGTACTAACGGGCCGTAGTTTAGACCCCACCTTGATTCGGGATATTGCTTTGGGATTGCGGGCCCATGACGAGCAAACACCCACCATCATCGAAGCTATTACCCGCTGGATTGAGCAAAAAGCCAAGCTCTTAGGGAATGGCCTTTCCCTTAGCTCACTTAAGCAATACCAACGCTATGGGCGAATCATCAGCGAATTCGTTACAAACACTTATGGCAAAGATGCTACTCTAGATACCTTAAAACCAGCTGTTCAGCATGAGTTGCTTGTCTATATGAAAGGCGATCGAAAGACCGGTCATAACTATGCCATTAAGACAATCCAGTTTTTAAAGGCAATCCTCGATTATGCAGTGGCTTATGAATGGTGTGATCGTAATGTGTTGCAATCGGTGCGATTGAATAAACAGCGTAAAGAAGTACGCACGCTGACAATGAACGATCTGGAAACAGTCAAAAACACGCACTTTGTCGAAACAACACTTAACGAAGTCCGAGATGTGTTCCTGTTTTGCTGTTACACAGGCTTGGCTTATACCGATGTGGCTAGTCTGAGCAAAGATTATCTGATTACGGTTGATGAGATTCAATGCATTTTAAAAGATCGTAATAAATCGGGGCAGCAATCTTTTGTGCCCCTTTTCCCAGAAGCTAAGGCTATCCTGGAGAAATACCGCTACCATCCCATTTGCCGCCTAAAAGGCATCTTATTACCCGTTTTAAGCAATCAGAAAATGAACAAGTGGCTAAAGGTGATTGGAAATGTGGCAGGTATTAAAGAACCATTACACACCCATTTAGCTCGTAAAACCTTTACCATGTTTGCTGAAGAACGCGGTTTCAAACTTGATCAAACCTCTATAATGATGGGCCATAGCCGTACCTACATGACTGAGCAGCATTATTATAAAGGTCGTAGAGAAACTGTCATTAAAGAGTTTAAGAAAATTCAACAGAACGACTCGCAAAAAAGAGCTAGCTAA
- a CDS encoding enoyl-CoA hydratase/isomerase family protein translates to MFENLLYDVAHGICRITLNRPQVYHALSPGLIRDITAAIEAAGADDSVRVVVLTGAGDKAFCSGADLKEGAASAMASCGQMDLGDTLRTTYNPMIRAIRDLPKPVIGRINGVAAGAGCSLALACDVVLCADEAYFSQIFVNIGLMPDAGSTFFLPRLVGPQKAFELCSTGRRVYGPEAAQLGLVSRSVPAADLDQAINEVAAYYAAAPTRAIGAMKKVLNQSLYSDLDHQLEQEAENQDALGRSTDAAEGIGAFLMKRKANFSGK, encoded by the coding sequence ATGTTTGAGAACCTTCTTTACGATGTTGCCCACGGCATTTGCCGAATTACGCTCAATCGCCCGCAGGTTTATCACGCGCTCAGTCCCGGCCTGATCCGTGACATTACGGCCGCTATTGAAGCCGCGGGAGCCGACGACAGCGTTCGGGTGGTGGTGCTGACCGGAGCGGGCGACAAAGCCTTCTGCTCGGGCGCCGACCTGAAAGAAGGCGCGGCTTCGGCTATGGCATCGTGCGGTCAGATGGACCTCGGCGACACCCTGCGCACGACCTATAACCCCATGATCCGGGCAATTCGCGACTTACCGAAGCCGGTTATCGGGCGCATCAATGGCGTAGCGGCCGGGGCGGGCTGCTCACTGGCGCTGGCCTGCGACGTCGTGCTATGTGCCGACGAAGCGTATTTCAGCCAGATTTTTGTCAACATCGGCCTCATGCCCGACGCGGGCTCTACGTTCTTTCTGCCCCGGCTGGTTGGCCCGCAGAAGGCGTTTGAGCTGTGCAGTACCGGTCGGCGCGTTTATGGCCCCGAAGCCGCGCAACTAGGTCTTGTTAGCCGCTCCGTTCCCGCTGCCGATCTGGACCAGGCTATAAACGAAGTGGCCGCGTATTATGCCGCTGCGCCGACACGAGCCATTGGGGCTATGAAAAAAGTTTTGAACCAATCGCTCTATTCCGACCTCGACCACCAGCTGGAACAAGAAGCTGAAAATCAAGACGCCTTAGGCAGATCAACCGATGCGGCCGAAGGCATTGGCGCGTTCCTGATGAAGCGGAAAGCAAATTTTTCGGGCAAATAA
- a CDS encoding IS3 family transposase (programmed frameshift), with amino-acid sequence MKTRRQYDDKFKRMAVELSVTKGSLKATAEELGITQQILTRWRREHLASKAVTAGEGGQVSQEQQEILRLKKELRQAELERDIPKKGGQHLLQERREIFRFIKAHQGEFSVEMMCNVLKVSRSGYYYWLAQRPTKRAKENETLIVLISDSFTASKKRYGSPKITRELRAKGIKISRPRVARLMRKANLKSVIQKKYVVTTTDSKHTYPVAENHLNRQFNPRKPGQAWVSDLTYIATCEGWLYLTIIMDLYDRKVIGWALSKSMKAAETTIPAWQMALKNRPIERNLIFHSDRGVQYACHAFTRLLKKQPLVLQSMSGKGNCWDNAVAESFFKSLKSEMIYQHDFKTIEAAKQATFEYIEIWYNRQRRHSSLGYVSPFDYYNGQLQHVA; translated from the exons ATGAAAACCAGGAGACAATACGACGACAAATTTAAACGAATGGCGGTGGAGCTCTCAGTTACCAAGGGCTCATTAAAAGCGACCGCTGAAGAATTGGGTATCACTCAACAAATTCTGACTCGATGGCGCCGAGAGCATTTAGCTTCTAAAGCAGTTACGGCCGGTGAAGGGGGCCAAGTCAGCCAAGAGCAACAGGAAATTCTACGGTTGAAAAAAGAACTTCGACAAGCTGAGTTAGAGCGAGATATAC CTAAAAAAGGCGGTCAGCATCTTCTCCAGGAACGACGGGAAATATTTAGATTCATAAAAGCTCACCAGGGTGAATTTTCCGTTGAGATGATGTGTAACGTATTGAAGGTGAGTCGTAGTGGCTATTACTATTGGTTAGCCCAACGGCCCACCAAAAGAGCCAAAGAGAATGAAACGCTTATCGTACTAATAAGTGATTCGTTTACAGCCAGTAAGAAACGTTATGGCAGTCCAAAGATCACCCGAGAACTGAGGGCCAAAGGCATAAAGATATCTCGACCCCGAGTAGCCAGGTTGATGAGGAAGGCTAACCTGAAAAGTGTCATTCAGAAGAAATATGTGGTTACCACAACTGATTCCAAGCACACTTACCCAGTGGCCGAAAACCATTTAAACCGCCAGTTCAATCCTAGAAAACCGGGTCAGGCATGGGTTTCTGATCTGACGTACATTGCTACTTGTGAAGGCTGGCTCTACCTGACGATCATCATGGATTTGTATGATCGAAAAGTGATCGGTTGGGCTTTAAGCAAGTCGATGAAGGCAGCTGAGACGACCATTCCGGCTTGGCAAATGGCCCTTAAAAATCGCCCTATCGAACGGAATTTAATTTTCCATTCGGATAGAGGAGTGCAATATGCCTGTCATGCGTTTACCCGGCTGTTGAAAAAACAGCCGCTGGTTTTGCAAAGTATGAGTGGGAAAGGTAACTGTTGGGATAACGCTGTGGCGGAAAGCTTCTTCAAAAGCTTAAAGTCAGAAATGATCTACCAACACGATTTTAAAACTATTGAAGCGGCTAAACAGGCGACGTTTGAGTACATCGAGATCTGGTACAACCGGCAACGGAGGCATTCATCGCTGGGGTATGTTTCCCCTTTTGACTATTATAATGGGCAACTTCAACATGTTGCTTAA
- a CDS encoding VapE domain-containing protein, with the protein MINTNLPAKNKELPTKRKQKESESTSPAIQSKRRLIEEYLSFRFQFRYNVLNGRIEYCGKVKANFEALEDYSLNSIVRQIDNETGIPTSPEKLKVILKSDFTPRYNPLHAYFQSLPAPASTYTPTIKALAQTVQTEDNELFCLSLTKWLVASIANALNADGCQNQTCLVLTGSQGAFKTTWLNLLCPPALLRYLFCGKINLESKDTLILLGEKFIVNLDDQLRSLNKRDGETVKTLITQGNITIRRPYDALSSELPRIASFLGSVNGNDFLTDPTGSRRFLPFEAFSIDIQAAQQLDINQVWAEAYQLFREGYTYWFTAEETADLFSNNEAFQVHTLEYELLLEYYEPVAESNVTTSYLTTSAIQTFLKAATRQEIRSKQLGEALTKLKFHRKSKKVNGKPLYVWAVRERMLMERNEQTCQE; encoded by the coding sequence ATGATTAACACCAATCTACCAGCTAAGAACAAAGAATTGCCCACAAAGAGAAAACAGAAAGAGTCTGAATCAACATCGCCAGCCATACAGAGTAAACGGAGGCTGATTGAAGAATACTTGTCTTTTCGCTTCCAGTTCCGCTATAACGTCCTCAATGGCCGAATTGAGTATTGTGGTAAAGTCAAAGCCAATTTTGAAGCTCTAGAAGATTACTCGCTCAATTCCATTGTTCGACAGATAGACAATGAAACGGGTATACCTACAAGTCCGGAGAAGCTTAAGGTTATTCTTAAATCGGATTTTACACCCCGGTATAATCCCTTACACGCCTATTTTCAATCGTTACCGGCTCCTGCCTCAACCTATACACCAACCATTAAAGCGTTGGCTCAAACGGTGCAAACTGAGGACAACGAGCTATTTTGTTTGAGTCTGACCAAGTGGCTGGTGGCTAGCATTGCCAACGCCTTAAATGCTGATGGTTGTCAGAATCAAACTTGCCTTGTACTGACGGGCTCTCAGGGAGCTTTTAAAACGACTTGGTTGAATTTACTCTGCCCACCGGCCTTACTGCGCTATTTGTTTTGTGGTAAAATCAACCTAGAAAGTAAAGATACACTGATCCTGTTGGGAGAAAAGTTTATTGTCAACCTGGACGACCAATTGCGTAGCCTCAACAAGCGAGATGGTGAGACAGTAAAAACATTGATTACTCAAGGCAACATTACGATTCGTAGGCCGTATGATGCGCTTTCCTCAGAACTGCCTCGTATTGCTTCCTTTCTAGGCAGTGTCAACGGCAATGATTTTCTTACCGACCCCACTGGTAGCCGCCGGTTTTTACCCTTTGAAGCTTTTAGCATAGACATTCAAGCCGCTCAACAACTTGACATCAATCAGGTATGGGCCGAAGCCTACCAGCTCTTTCGGGAAGGATATACGTATTGGTTTACCGCTGAAGAAACGGCCGATCTATTTTCTAATAACGAAGCGTTCCAGGTGCATACGCTCGAATATGAGCTACTACTGGAGTATTACGAGCCGGTGGCTGAATCAAATGTGACGACTTCTTATCTAACCACCTCTGCCATTCAAACCTTTCTGAAAGCGGCTACTCGTCAGGAGATTCGCTCTAAACAATTAGGCGAAGCGCTGACCAAACTCAAGTTTCATCGCAAAAGCAAGAAAGTCAATGGCAAACCGCTGTACGTATGGGCGGTGCGCGAGCGCATGCTAATGGAACGCAACGAGCAAACCTGCCAAGAGTAG
- a CDS encoding MazG-like family protein produces MFLWKSANQVDVQKLSHELADIMAYCLLLAHNHSVDLEQALRAKLEINKAKYPVDKAKGNAKKYTEL; encoded by the coding sequence TTGTTTCTCTGGAAATCGGCTAATCAAGTCGATGTGCAAAAACTCAGCCATGAACTAGCTGACATCATGGCTTACTGCCTGTTACTCGCTCACAACCATAGCGTTGATCTGGAGCAAGCCCTCAGAGCTAAGCTAGAAATTAACAAGGCTAAGTACCCGGTCGACAAGGCGAAGGGAAATGCCAAAAAATATACTGAACTGTAG
- a CDS encoding toprim domain-containing protein: MITLQTIQIAKAVAIVDYLAYKGFQPVSHRGQRYVYYSPFRSENTPSFSVNTAINRYKDFGSPEAGDDIIRLVQLLSSCSFSQAVAKLTKFAGLESKPYFSLSGPIQPTQSKEEIRSVKLLANTQLIRYVESRKISFPIARTYCREVYYSQHGKNLFALGFANDRGGYALRNGVGTKRNLGPAGYTTIQAPQATTINVFEGVFDFLSALEYYRLSSPTFPTLVLNSTTNLESALPVLKGYQKVNAYFDNDKAGQEALSRLSNSDVTVTNRSALYASHKDFNAFWLESSSLMLC; the protein is encoded by the coding sequence ATGATTACCTTACAAACCATTCAAATTGCTAAAGCTGTAGCCATTGTTGATTACCTAGCTTACAAAGGTTTTCAGCCCGTAAGCCATCGCGGTCAACGATACGTATATTACTCCCCATTTCGCTCAGAAAACACGCCCTCTTTCTCAGTAAATACGGCCATTAACCGATATAAGGATTTTGGCAGTCCAGAAGCGGGAGATGATATAATTCGGTTAGTTCAACTGCTAAGTAGCTGTAGCTTCTCCCAAGCGGTGGCCAAGCTCACCAAGTTTGCCGGATTGGAAAGCAAGCCTTACTTTTCCCTTAGTGGGCCAATCCAGCCTACCCAATCTAAAGAGGAAATCCGTTCGGTAAAGTTGCTAGCTAACACGCAGCTCATCCGATATGTGGAGAGCCGGAAAATCAGCTTTCCTATTGCCCGAACGTATTGCCGGGAAGTATACTATAGCCAACATGGAAAGAATCTCTTTGCGCTCGGTTTCGCCAATGATCGAGGAGGGTATGCTTTGCGCAATGGCGTAGGCACGAAACGCAATCTAGGACCAGCTGGCTATACGACCATACAGGCTCCGCAGGCTACAACGATCAATGTATTTGAGGGTGTATTTGATTTCCTGTCAGCACTGGAATATTACAGGCTTAGTTCGCCTACTTTCCCAACTTTGGTGTTGAATTCAACGACTAATTTGGAAAGTGCCTTACCTGTCCTGAAAGGCTATCAGAAGGTAAACGCCTATTTCGATAATGATAAAGCTGGGCAAGAGGCCTTAAGTAGACTTTCCAATTCAGATGTGACTGTGACTAACCGCTCTGCTCTTTACGCCAGTCATAAAGATTTTAACGCCTTTTGGTTGGAAAGTAGTTCATTAATGCTTTGCTAA
- a CDS encoding DUF2075 domain-containing protein translates to MRLYSGTTAQFIKDSTLNQIADKLKLAFFNYYRYNPSPNELNSWRNSLRATSQVLQHANLTQNGILLEYQLPLSSKRLDAMICGKDSLGNDNAVILELKQWDHCNDSDGANEVMTFLGGAKRDVLHPSAQVGQYKAYLEDSHTAFYEGNKVSLSACSYLHNYSAPADDVLFSDKFTSLLQVAPVFTGDHVEELSDYLKTKLDEGDGERVLGRIEESKYRPSKKLMEHVGQVIKGQPQYVLLDEQLVVYDRVYACAKKGFHDKRKSVVIVKGGPGTGKSVVAINLLADLYLKDQFNAQYATGSKAFTETLREVIGKRGASQFKYFNSYTQAEYNEIDVLICDEAHRIRKTSNNMYTPAAKRSDVAQIEEIINVAKVAVFFIDDNQIVRPDEIGSVRYIKEYAQKNECSLFEFELEAQFRCNGSDGFVNWINNTLGIQKTANVIWDNKEAFDFRIMSSPEALEQAIHQKVDEGYTARMTAGFCWPWSLPDTKGNLVNDVTIGSYQRPWNAKPDAKKLAKDIPRAPLWAYDKNGINQVGCIYTAQGFEFDYVGVIFGQDLVYRFDKGGWIANKEASFDTTVKRSRDQFVDLVKNTYRVLLSRGMKGCYVYFLDKETALLHSYIECCLTALGIPSLTNRFRQLALIWASVC, encoded by the coding sequence ATGCGGTTATATTCAGGGACCACTGCTCAATTCATCAAAGACTCTACACTTAATCAAATCGCTGACAAACTGAAGTTAGCTTTCTTTAACTACTACCGCTACAATCCTTCTCCGAACGAGCTTAATTCCTGGCGTAACTCCTTACGTGCTACCTCTCAGGTACTCCAGCATGCTAATTTGACCCAAAATGGCATTCTATTAGAGTATCAACTTCCCTTATCTTCCAAGCGATTGGATGCTATGATCTGTGGCAAAGACTCGCTTGGCAATGATAACGCAGTCATCTTGGAGCTTAAGCAGTGGGATCACTGTAATGATTCGGACGGAGCCAATGAAGTGATGACTTTTCTGGGAGGAGCCAAGCGAGACGTATTACACCCCTCGGCTCAAGTAGGTCAATACAAAGCATACCTAGAAGACTCCCATACCGCATTCTACGAGGGAAACAAGGTCAGTCTATCTGCGTGTTCGTATCTGCATAATTACAGTGCCCCAGCAGATGACGTACTCTTTAGCGATAAGTTTACTAGTCTATTGCAGGTAGCACCTGTCTTTACAGGTGATCATGTAGAAGAGTTAAGTGACTATCTCAAAACAAAGCTGGATGAAGGTGATGGGGAAAGGGTACTGGGTAGAATAGAGGAAAGTAAGTACCGACCCAGTAAAAAGCTGATGGAGCATGTAGGTCAGGTGATTAAAGGCCAGCCGCAATATGTCTTGTTAGATGAACAGCTTGTTGTGTATGATCGGGTCTATGCTTGCGCTAAGAAAGGTTTCCATGACAAAAGAAAGTCGGTAGTGATCGTCAAGGGAGGGCCAGGTACAGGCAAATCCGTTGTTGCCATTAACTTATTAGCAGATCTGTATCTTAAGGATCAATTCAATGCTCAATACGCTACAGGTTCTAAAGCCTTCACAGAAACCTTGCGGGAAGTGATCGGGAAAAGAGGGGCTTCGCAGTTTAAATACTTCAACAGCTATACGCAAGCCGAGTACAATGAGATAGACGTACTCATATGTGATGAAGCCCATCGCATCCGAAAGACCAGCAACAACATGTATACACCTGCGGCTAAACGAAGTGATGTAGCCCAGATTGAAGAGATCATTAACGTAGCCAAAGTAGCAGTATTTTTCATCGATGATAACCAGATTGTGCGGCCTGATGAAATAGGCTCGGTACGTTACATTAAAGAGTACGCCCAAAAAAATGAATGCAGCTTGTTTGAATTTGAGCTAGAAGCGCAATTTCGTTGTAACGGCTCGGATGGGTTTGTGAACTGGATCAACAACACACTGGGTATACAAAAGACCGCGAACGTGATCTGGGATAATAAGGAGGCCTTCGACTTTCGAATAATGAGTAGCCCGGAAGCCTTAGAACAAGCAATACACCAGAAAGTAGATGAGGGGTATACAGCTAGGATGACAGCCGGTTTCTGTTGGCCTTGGTCTTTACCAGACACTAAAGGAAACCTGGTAAATGATGTTACAATAGGCAGTTATCAACGGCCTTGGAATGCCAAACCGGATGCTAAGAAGCTAGCCAAGGATATTCCTAGGGCTCCCCTATGGGCATATGATAAGAACGGGATTAACCAAGTAGGTTGTATTTACACAGCACAAGGCTTTGAGTTCGATTATGTTGGTGTAATTTTTGGGCAAGACCTAGTATACAGGTTTGATAAAGGAGGTTGGATAGCCAACAAAGAAGCATCATTTGACACAACGGTAAAAAGGTCCCGAGATCAATTTGTTGATCTTGTAAAGAATACCTACCGAGTTCTTTTATCTCGCGGAATGAAAGGTTGTTATGTTTACTTTCTTGATAAAGAAACGGCTTTGTTGCATAGCTACATTGAATGCTGTTTAACCGCTTTGGGCATTCCCAGTTTAACGAATCGATTTAGACAACTAGCTTTGATTTGGGCCTCGGTTTGCTGA